Proteins from one Larimichthys crocea isolate SSNF chromosome XX, L_crocea_2.0, whole genome shotgun sequence genomic window:
- the cntn1b gene encoding contactin 1b, with amino-acid sequence MASAALLLLALSSSVSLTAAILFGEPRIYGEDATGYGPIFEEEPVDVVYTEDSPDGRISMNCRARANPPATYRWRRDNWEIKLMEQPDEHYSLVGGNLVITNPRQKKHAGTYICVARNIYGTVISKEARVKFGFVEEFPQEERDPVYVKEGQGAVLLCVPPKAWPQEVTYRWIYNEFPVFLHTDYRRFVSQKTGNLYIAKVEAQDAGNYSCFVSSPITGKSVFSKFIPLIPLPPDEGERKYPADIRVKFPDTTAMLASNITLECFALGNPIPHIVWRKVDHTDLPPNHEISESGAVLHLYNVQYEDVGGYECEAINTKGKDWHKAWLYVESAPEWAETINNTQIDIGSEHTMRCVASGKPFPFIRWYKDGYMYGKGELKFSSLTFDDSGMYQCIAENYWGIKYANAELRVIACAPTFEFNPVKKQLLGAKDGRVVIECKPRAAPRPRYTWTKGKELLFNNSRISILFDGSLEIHNATINDEGVYTCFAENDRGKANSSGYLTITEPTSITEAPEDTEVLVGDEVILKCGASFDPMLDIAFIWAIDFRIIDFESEWEHYERVMNGDGSGDLRIMNVQIWHEGRYTCTAQTVVDSDTAYADLKVVGVPGPPGIIRVEEIGDTWVKLLWSKGADHNSPILSYTIQTRHFWALNEDDWRDASSSPAFLDGTLEKAEVTDLYPWMEYQFRIIAINEHGSGEASIPSLKIKTWDAAPVVAPTDVAGYGGRNGEIVITWAPVQPWYFYGKKFGYIVAFKPHDAYDWWYETISDPETRRYVHRDSYFIPTDEDFQVREFQVKIKSFNVKGDGPYSLTKVIYYPRDVPTESPTDVYARPVSSHEALVWWLPVVDTGTGLQQYIEGYQVKYWRKYDDPEPGAHRIFVAASVNQTRLENMLPDSHYLIEVRAFNGAGLGPPGEHCEMFTKRAPPPDPPRMWRYISWTGQWLYVWWDHIQYDWFGNISFPLYYKVMFRKTGYIYGKVYITGWHFMDFPMPQVGDYELMVRGRYEGGDGPVRKIRIQGKASMITPTLSLVSLVLLAVCIMGLEM; translated from the exons ATGGCTTCGGCTGCCTTACTGCTTCTGgccctctcctcttctgtctctctcacag CGGCGATCCTATTTGGTGAGCCCAGAATTTATGGAG AGGATGCCACTGGATATGGCCCCATCTTTGAGGAGGAGCCTGTGGATGTGGTCTACACTGAGGATTCACCGGATGGGAGAATCTCCATGAACTGCAGGGCACGAGCGAACCCACCAGCTACATACAG GTGGCGCCGTGATAACTGGGAAATCAAGCTGATGGAGCAGCCAGATGAGCACTACAGCCTTGTGGGGGGAAACCTAGTAATCACCAACCCCAGACAGAAGAAACACGCTGGGACATACATCTGCGTGGCCAGGAACATCTACGGCACCGTCATCAGCAAGGAGGCCAGGGTCAAGTTTGGAT TTGTGGAGGAGTTTCCCCAAGAAGAAAGGGACCCAGTGTATGTCAAAGAAGGACAAGGAGCTGTTCTGCTGTGTGTCCCTCCAAAGGCCTGGCCAC AGGAAGTAACCTATCGCTGGATCTACAATGAGTTCCCAGTTTTCCTGCACACGGATTACCGTCGGTTTGTCTCCCAGAAGACTGGGAACTTGTACATCGCCAAGGTGGAAGCTCAGGATGCAGGAAACTattcctgttttgtttctagCCCCATCACTGGGAAAAGTGTTTTCTCCAAGTTCATCCCCCTCATCCCCTTACCCCCCGATGAGG GTGAGAGAAAGTACCCAGCAGACATCAGGGTGAAGTTCCCAGATACTACTGCCATGCTGGCCTCTAATATTACATTGGAGTGCTTTGCTCTGGGAAA CCCCATCCCTCATATTGTTTGGAGGAAGGTGGACCACACAGACCTCCCTCCAAATCATGAGATCAGTGAATCAGGAGCTGTGCTTCATCTGTACAATGTACAGTATGAAGATGTGGGTGGATATGAGTGTGAAGCCATCAACACTAAAGGAAAGGACTGGCACAAGGCCTGGCTGTATGTGGAGT CTGCTCCAGAGTGGGCAGAAACCATTAACAACACTCAGATTGACATTGGCTCAGAGCACACCATGCGCTGTGTGGCGTCAGGGAAGCCCTTCCCTTTCATCCGCTGGTACAAAGATGGATATATG TATGGGAAAGGAGAGTTAAAGTTTTCCAGTCTTACTTTCGACGACTCAGGAATGTATCAGTGTATTGCTGAGAACTACTGGGGCATCAAGTATGCCAATGCCGAGCTGCGAGTCATCG CCTGTGCGCCTACATTCGAATTTAACCCTGTGAAGAAGCAGCTCCTTGGCGCCAAAGATGGCCGCGTGGTGATCGAGTGTAAACCCAGAGCTGCTCCTAGACCACGGTACACCTGGACAAAGGGCAAAGAGCTCCTCTTTAACAATTCACG CATTTCCATCTTGTTTGATGGAAGTTTGGAGATCCACAATGCCACCATCAATGATGAGGGTGTCTACACGTGCTTTGCCGAGAACGACAGAGGAAAGGCCAATAGTTCTGGTTACCTCACCATCACAG AGCCTACCAGCATCACAGAAGcacctgaagacactgaggtATTGGTTGGTGATGAGGTGATTTTGAAGTGTGGTGCCTCATTCGATCCCATGTTGGACATCGCTTTCATCTGGGCCATAGACTTCAGGATCATCGACTTTGAATCTGAGTGGGAACACTACGAACGCGTTATG AATGGTGATGGCAGCGGTGACCTGAGAATAATGAACGTCCAGATTTGGCATGAAGGTCGCTACACCTGCACGGCTCAGACAGTCGTGGACAGCGATACAGCATATGCTGATCTCAAGGTTGTAG GTGTTCCTGGGCCTCCCGGTATAATCCGGGTGGAAGAGATCGGAGACACATGGGTGAAGCTGTTGTGGAGTAAAGGAGCGGATCATAACAGCCCCATTCTCTCTTACACCATTCAGACCAGACACTTCTGGGCTCTGAATGAGGACGACTGGAGGGACGCAAGCAGCT CTCCAGCCTTTCTTGACGGCACTTTGGAAAAGGCAGAAGTGACAGACCTGTACCCCTGGATGGAGTATCAGTTCAGGATCATTGCCATCAATGAGCATGGCTCTGGAGAAGCCAGCATACCCTCCCTCAAGATCAAAACCTGGGATGCTG ctccaGTGGTTGCTCCCACTGATGTGGCAGGTTATGGAGGTAGAAATGGCGAGATCGTCATCACATGGGCA CCTGTACAGCCATGGTATTTCTATGGCAAGAAGTTTGGCTACATCGTAGCATTCAAGCCTCACGATGCTTACGACTGGTGGTACGAGACCATTTCAGACCCCGAGACAAGGCGTTACGTTCACAGGGATTCATACTTCATTCCCACTGATGAAGACTTCCAGGTCAGGGAGTTTCAGGTGAAGATCAAGTCATTTAATGTGAAAGGAGACGGACCATACAGCCTCACCAAGGTCATCTACTACCCAAGAGATG TACCGACAGAGTCTCCGACAGACGTTTATGCCAGGCCAGTATCCTCCCATGAAGCGCTGGTCTGGTGGTTGCCAGTGGTCGACACTGGTACAGGCCTGCAGCAGTACATTGAGGGATACCAG GTCAAGTACTGGAGAAAGTACGATGATCCAGAGCCGGGGGCACACCGTATATTTGTTGCAGCCTCAGTCAATCAGACCAGGTTGGAGAACATGCTCCCAGACTCTCACTACCTCATCGAGGTCCGTGCCTTCAATGGAGCCGGCCTTGGACCCCCTGGTGAACACTGTGAGATGTTCACAAAGAGAGCAC cacCACCAGACCCTCCCAGGATGTGGCGCTATATCTCCTGGACAGGACAGTGGTTGTATGTGTGGTGGGATCATATCCAGTATGACTGGTTTGGTAATATCTCCTTCCCACTGTACTACAAG GTCATGTTCAGAAAGACAGGCTACATCTACGGGAAAGTCTACATCACTGGCTGGCACTTTATGGACTTCCCCATGCCTCAGGTTGGAGATTATGAGTTGATGGTACGCGGCCGTTATGAAGGAGGAGATGGCCCAGTCAGGAAGATTAGGATTCAGG gtAAAGCGTCTATGATCACACCCACTCTAAGCCTGGTGTCTTTGGTGCTTCTGGCGGTGTGCATTATGGGATTGGAAATGTGA